A genomic region of Colletes latitarsis isolate SP2378_abdomen chromosome 7, iyColLati1, whole genome shotgun sequence contains the following coding sequences:
- the LOC143343897 gene encoding uncharacterized protein LOC143343897 isoform X2: MNGRMLIHWSALGGHDDLVRFLLSIGVPVDPTDDMDMTPLILAASAGRDKVVSTLLNEGANVNARTQTGHSALQYAASKNWISICTELLEKDADVNIMDNYGATPLHRAASKGNTAVVKLLIENGKNLNIDVKDISGNTPLHLACEENRVDEAKLLVKNNANMLSVNKEEMTPLDLAQPGLRRQLKEIKEIVS; this comes from the exons ATG AATGGACGAATGTTAATTCATTGGTCAGCACTTGGAGGCCACGATGATCTGGTTCGGTTTTTATTATCAATCGGAGTACCGGTAGATCCTACCGACGAT ATGGACATGACACCATTAATTTTGGCAGCATCAGCAGGTAGGGATAAAGTTGTTAGTACCCTACTAAATGAGGGTGCAAATGTTAATGCTAGGACTCAAACTGGTCATTCAGCACTACAATATGCAGCATCAAAAAACTGGATATCCATATGTACTGAATTGCTGGAAAAAGATGCAGATGTTAATATAATGGATAACTATGGTGCTACTCCATTGCATAGAGCTGCATCAAAGGGCAATACTGCAGTTGTAAAACTTCTCATTGAAAATGGAAAAAATTTAAACATAG ATGTTAAAGACATTTCTGGCAACACTCCACTGCATTTAGCCTGCGAAGAAAATCGCGTCGACGAAGCTAAACTATTGGTCAAAAACAACGCTAACATGTTATCAGTAAACAAAGAGGAAATGACTCCTTTGGATCTTGCACAACCAGGATTGAGACGACAACTGAAAGAAATAAAGGAAATTGTATCGTAA
- the LOC143343897 gene encoding uncharacterized protein LOC143343897 isoform X1, translated as MYEQSVYDMAYNGKVADVKHLLTENEKLKTAKDDNGRMLIHWSALGGHDDLVRFLLSIGVPVDPTDDMDMTPLILAASAGRDKVVSTLLNEGANVNARTQTGHSALQYAASKNWISICTELLEKDADVNIMDNYGATPLHRAASKGNTAVVKLLIENGKNLNIDVKDISGNTPLHLACEENRVDEAKLLVKNNANMLSVNKEEMTPLDLAQPGLRRQLKEIKEIVS; from the exons ATGTACGAGCAATCAGTTTACGATATGGCATATAATGGTAAAGTTGCAGACGTTAAACATCTTCTGAccgaaaatgaaaaactaaaaaCAGCCAAGGATGAC AATGGACGAATGTTAATTCATTGGTCAGCACTTGGAGGCCACGATGATCTGGTTCGGTTTTTATTATCAATCGGAGTACCGGTAGATCCTACCGACGAT ATGGACATGACACCATTAATTTTGGCAGCATCAGCAGGTAGGGATAAAGTTGTTAGTACCCTACTAAATGAGGGTGCAAATGTTAATGCTAGGACTCAAACTGGTCATTCAGCACTACAATATGCAGCATCAAAAAACTGGATATCCATATGTACTGAATTGCTGGAAAAAGATGCAGATGTTAATATAATGGATAACTATGGTGCTACTCCATTGCATAGAGCTGCATCAAAGGGCAATACTGCAGTTGTAAAACTTCTCATTGAAAATGGAAAAAATTTAAACATAG ATGTTAAAGACATTTCTGGCAACACTCCACTGCATTTAGCCTGCGAAGAAAATCGCGTCGACGAAGCTAAACTATTGGTCAAAAACAACGCTAACATGTTATCAGTAAACAAAGAGGAAATGACTCCTTTGGATCTTGCACAACCAGGATTGAGACGACAACTGAAAGAAATAAAGGAAATTGTATCGTAA